From Amphritea atlantica, a single genomic window includes:
- a CDS encoding ABC transporter ATP-binding protein: protein MDSDNPDIAYSTSGLTKVYGEGSAAVHALRGVDLQIPEGELVVLLGASGSGKSTLLNILGGLDQPTAGEVRFFDHQLSRMDDRALTLYRRDHIGFVFQFYNLMPSLTARENVELVTEIADNPLTAEEALALVGLSERIDHFPAQLSGGEQQRVAIARAVAKQPRVLFCDEPTGALDSTSGRQVMEVLQQVNQTLGTTLVIITHAATIAGMADRVIHFADGQIRQIELNSEKCLAQDLVW, encoded by the coding sequence CGCCTATTCCACCAGTGGCCTGACCAAAGTGTATGGTGAGGGCAGCGCCGCTGTGCATGCCTTGAGGGGCGTAGACCTGCAGATTCCCGAGGGCGAGCTGGTGGTTTTATTGGGGGCCTCGGGCAGTGGTAAATCGACGCTGCTGAATATTCTCGGCGGGCTGGATCAGCCAACCGCAGGCGAGGTGCGGTTTTTTGACCACCAGCTGAGCCGTATGGATGATCGCGCACTGACGCTCTATCGCCGTGATCATATCGGCTTTGTCTTCCAGTTTTATAATCTGATGCCCAGCCTGACTGCGCGTGAAAATGTCGAACTGGTCACAGAGATCGCGGATAACCCGCTGACTGCGGAAGAGGCGCTGGCTCTGGTGGGGCTGAGTGAGCGGATCGATCATTTTCCGGCGCAGCTTTCCGGTGGTGAACAGCAGCGTGTTGCTATCGCACGGGCGGTGGCAAAACAGCCCCGGGTTTTATTCTGTGATGAACCCACCGGCGCCCTGGACAGCACCAGCGGCCGGCAGGTGATGGAGGTGTTGCAGCAGGTCAATCAGACGCTGGGAACGACGCTGGTGATTATCACCCATGCAGCGACGATTGCCGGCATGGCGGATCGGGTGATCCACTTTGCCGATGGACAGATACGGCAGATCGAACTGAATAGTGAAAAGTGTTTAGCTCAGGATCTGGTCTGGTAG